A stretch of the Brevundimonas sp. MF30-B genome encodes the following:
- a CDS encoding dienelactone hydrolase family protein, with protein MDDIASLWRRLEPHVQVYGPADDRPRPAVILFHGCGGLRSHLPRYAEAATAVGWRTFVVDSYAPRGISRAVALTTVCTGLKLRGHERGGDVLAAIHGVSQRPDVDAGRLALAGWSHGGWAIMEALSADPARPGALGVTDAASGDLSGVKAVWLAYPYIGPWAFNRMRPWRHCPRLLAVTARKDHLTTVRNAERVNAMIQGCGVTVEHWIADGTHAFDEPTNNGPMRHNPDLTLEALDRFARFLQDTAPTP; from the coding sequence ATGGACGACATTGCATCTCTCTGGCGCCGGCTTGAACCACATGTACAGGTCTATGGGCCGGCGGACGATCGGCCCCGCCCTGCTGTGATCCTGTTCCACGGCTGCGGCGGCCTGCGCAGCCATCTGCCGCGTTACGCTGAGGCGGCGACCGCAGTCGGATGGCGGACCTTCGTGGTCGATTCCTACGCCCCGCGCGGGATCAGCCGCGCTGTGGCCCTGACCACTGTCTGCACCGGGCTGAAGCTGCGCGGTCATGAGCGCGGCGGTGATGTCCTGGCCGCCATCCACGGCGTGTCGCAGCGCCCCGATGTCGATGCGGGCAGGCTGGCGCTCGCCGGCTGGAGCCATGGGGGCTGGGCCATCATGGAGGCCCTGAGCGCCGATCCGGCGAGACCGGGCGCACTGGGCGTGACGGACGCCGCCTCCGGCGATCTGTCGGGGGTCAAGGCGGTCTGGCTGGCCTATCCCTACATCGGACCTTGGGCCTTCAACCGGATGCGGCCCTGGCGGCATTGCCCGCGCCTGCTGGCGGTGACGGCCCGCAAGGATCACCTGACGACGGTGCGCAACGCCGAGCGGGTCAACGCCATGATCCAGGGCTGCGGCGTGACGGTCGAACACTGGATCGCGGATGGCACCCACGCCTTCGACGAGCCGACCAACAACGGCCCGATGCGGCATAATCCGGATCTGACGCTGGAGGCGCTGGATCGGTTCGCCCGTTTCCTTCAGGACACGGCGCCCACGCCTTGA
- a CDS encoding YnbE family lipoprotein, with amino-acid sequence MIRRPRSTAGLMLAAAALSMGAAACTPTVRLEVAPISIYAKLDAEVRVRLDQELQQLLRENPNLF; translated from the coding sequence ATGATCCGTCGCCCCAGATCCACAGCCGGCCTGATGCTGGCCGCCGCCGCCCTGTCGATGGGTGCGGCCGCCTGCACGCCCACGGTCCGGCTGGAGGTGGCGCCGATCTCGATCTACGCCAAGCTCGACGCCGAGGTCCGCGTCAGACTCGATCAGGAGCTGCAGCAGCTCCTGCGCGAGAACCCCAATCTGTTCTGA
- a CDS encoding YdbL family protein — MTFRKLFVIGAAIAALGVAAGAAYAQTAQQKSMIDAAKAQGVVGEQADGYLGIRQSSADASLREAVQVTNDARRRAYAQSAAQAGTTAEVAGARMFEAQLLPRISSGQWYRNAQGQWVQR, encoded by the coding sequence ATGACGTTCCGCAAGCTCTTCGTCATCGGCGCCGCCATCGCGGCGCTGGGGGTGGCGGCCGGCGCGGCCTATGCGCAGACGGCCCAACAGAAATCGATGATCGACGCCGCCAAGGCGCAGGGCGTGGTCGGCGAACAGGCCGACGGTTACCTGGGCATCCGGCAATCCAGCGCCGACGCCTCGCTGCGAGAAGCGGTTCAGGTGACCAACGACGCGCGTCGCCGCGCCTATGCGCAAAGCGCGGCTCAGGCCGGCACCACCGCCGAAGTGGCGGGAGCCCGCATGTTCGAGGCGCAGCTTCTGCCGCGCATCTCGTCCGGCCAGTGGTACCGCAACGCCCAGGGGCAGTGGGTCCAGCGATAG